From a region of the Erythrobacter neustonensis genome:
- a CDS encoding Fe2+-dependent dioxygenase yields the protein MVRSVIDAGEWTGGTVTSGVQARLVKNNLQLPEDSEAAVRAGQIVLAALQANPQFISAALPHRLYPPMFNHYEGGQAFGNHVDNALRVRAGTDWRVRSDLSMTIFLEDPDSYDGGELVIETDFGAQSVKLAAGDGVLYPASSLHRVEPVTRGRRRASFFWVQSMVRDPTVRGNLYRMDQAIQSLAAKVGVDDPGIVALTGTYHNLLRHHADA from the coding sequence ATGGTGCGCAGCGTGATCGACGCGGGCGAATGGACGGGCGGCACGGTGACATCGGGGGTGCAGGCGCGGCTGGTGAAGAACAACCTCCAGCTGCCTGAAGACAGTGAGGCCGCCGTGCGCGCCGGGCAGATCGTGCTCGCCGCATTGCAGGCCAATCCGCAGTTCATTTCCGCCGCGCTGCCGCACCGGCTCTATCCGCCGATGTTCAATCACTACGAAGGCGGGCAGGCGTTCGGCAACCATGTCGACAACGCGCTGCGCGTGCGCGCGGGCACCGACTGGCGGGTGCGCAGCGACCTGTCGATGACGATCTTTCTGGAAGACCCCGATAGCTACGATGGCGGCGAACTGGTGATCGAAACCGATTTCGGCGCGCAATCGGTGAAGCTCGCCGCAGGCGACGGGGTGCTTTATCCCGCCTCCTCGCTCCACCGGGTCGAGCCGGTCACACGCGGGCGGCGGCGGGCGAGTTTCTTCTGGGTGCAGTCGATGGTGCGCGATCCCACGGTGCGCGGTAATCTCTATCGGATGGATCAGGCGATCCAGTCGCTCGCCGCGAAGGTGGGGGTCGACGATCCGGGGATCGTTGCCTTGACGGGCACCTATCACAACCTGCTGCGCCACCACGCCGATGCGTGA
- a CDS encoding superoxide dismutase, with protein sequence MTRPAAFALASALALAAVGAAGCAPVVAQTAPAPAPAAATPAPAAFTLAPLPYGYDALEPVIDTATMTVHHSKHHQAYVDNLNKAVAADPALAGMTIEQLVVRAGTLPAAVRNNAGGHWNHTFFWETMAPAARVGAISPALAAAIDAQFGSMDAFKAAFKAAGTARFGSGWVWLIVGADGKLAITSTPNQDNPLMDVAEVRGTPIIGNDVWEHAYYLKYQSRRADYLDGWWQVVDWGKVSARYAAANAAR encoded by the coding sequence ATGACCCGTCCTGCCGCTTTCGCCCTTGCTTCCGCGCTTGCGCTTGCCGCGGTGGGCGCCGCGGGCTGCGCGCCGGTGGTGGCGCAGACCGCGCCTGCGCCTGCCCCCGCCGCCGCCACGCCTGCGCCCGCCGCCTTCACCCTCGCGCCGCTGCCCTATGGTTATGATGCGCTCGAACCGGTGATCGACACCGCGACGATGACGGTTCACCATTCCAAGCACCACCAAGCCTATGTCGACAATCTTAACAAGGCGGTCGCCGCCGATCCGGCGCTGGCGGGGATGACCATCGAGCAACTGGTGGTGCGCGCGGGCACGCTGCCGGCCGCGGTGCGCAACAATGCCGGCGGGCACTGGAACCACACCTTTTTCTGGGAGACGATGGCGCCCGCCGCGCGCGTCGGTGCGATCTCGCCCGCGCTGGCGGCGGCGATCGATGCGCAATTCGGCTCGATGGATGCCTTCAAGGCCGCGTTCAAGGCCGCGGGCACCGCGCGCTTCGGCTCGGGTTGGGTGTGGCTGATCGTCGGTGCCGACGGCAAGCTGGCGATCACCTCGACCCCCAATCAGGACAACCCGCTGATGGATGTCGCCGAGGTGCGCGGCACCCCGATCATCGGCAACGACGTGTGGGAACACGCCTATTATCTCAAATACCAAAGCCGCCGCGCCGATTATCTCGACGGGTGGTGGCAGGTAGTCGACTGGGGTAAGGTCTCGGCGCGTTATGCCGCGGCCAACGCCGCGCGCTGA